Proteins from a single region of Catalinimonas alkaloidigena:
- a CDS encoding DUF2116 family Zn-ribbon domain-containing protein, with amino-acid sequence MTVSKTCAICHTPIHGRADKKFCSDACRASFHNHQKVARNALIRKVNQQLLINHRVLLAFIKDDPQTYPVINKQMLLQKGFDAQYHTSRRIISGKAFYFCYDVGYSVLNADQVMLRSLPSYPMDDGLNSQVEEEVVEYGF; translated from the coding sequence ATGACCGTATCCAAGACTTGTGCCATCTGCCACACTCCTATCCACGGCAGAGCGGATAAGAAATTCTGCTCTGATGCCTGTAGAGCCTCTTTTCATAATCACCAGAAAGTCGCTAGAAATGCTTTGATCAGAAAAGTCAACCAACAGCTGCTCATTAATCATAGAGTGCTGCTTGCTTTCATAAAAGATGATCCTCAAACTTATCCGGTAATAAATAAGCAAATGCTGCTGCAAAAAGGATTTGATGCGCAGTATCATACCTCCCGAAGGATCATCTCTGGCAAAGCCTTCTACTTTTGTTATGATGTGGGTTATTCAGTACTCAATGCTGATCAGGTAATGCTGAGGTCACTTCCCTCCTATCCAATGGATGATGGGCTTAACTCACAAGTAGAAGAAGAGGTAGTAGAGTATGGCTTTTGA
- a CDS encoding tyrosine-type recombinase/integrase — MDQILSQVALRLEQMNYSPSTKKTYVGMLRLFLGHFPSQDLRSLEEEQIRAFLVEACQGKSLSYQNQLINSIKYFYEQILKRPRTYYQIDRPRKEYRLPVVLSKQEVIAILMRVKNRKHHAILSTIYASGLRISEVIRLKIKDIDSKRMVLVVSQGKGKKDRQVPLSKHLLQELRSYYLEYQPKAYLFEGEKGGAYSKSSIQQIFRRAKRGAGIHKKATVHTLRHSYATHLLESGTDLRMIQVLLGHNSVKTTEIYTHVSHRYIQSVVSPFDTLSCEAKKENLYCK; from the coding sequence ATGGATCAGATACTCTCTCAGGTAGCTTTAAGATTGGAGCAAATGAACTATAGCCCAAGTACAAAGAAGACCTATGTAGGTATGCTAAGGCTATTTCTGGGACACTTTCCAAGCCAGGACTTAAGAAGCTTGGAAGAAGAGCAGATCAGAGCATTTTTGGTAGAAGCCTGCCAGGGCAAATCCCTTTCCTATCAGAACCAGCTCATCAATTCCATCAAGTATTTCTACGAGCAAATCCTAAAACGTCCCCGGACCTATTATCAGATAGATCGTCCTAGAAAAGAATACCGCTTACCGGTGGTCTTATCCAAACAAGAAGTTATAGCGATCCTAATGCGGGTGAAAAATAGAAAACATCATGCAATTCTCTCCACTATTTATGCCTCTGGCTTAAGAATCTCAGAAGTGATAAGACTTAAAATCAAGGATATAGACTCCAAACGGATGGTTTTAGTAGTAAGCCAAGGCAAAGGTAAAAAGGACCGTCAGGTACCGCTTTCCAAGCATCTCCTGCAAGAACTTCGTTCCTACTATCTGGAGTACCAACCCAAAGCTTATCTTTTTGAGGGAGAAAAAGGGGGAGCCTACAGTAAAAGTAGCATCCAGCAGATTTTCAGAAGGGCCAAAAGAGGAGCAGGTATACACAAGAAAGCCACCGTGCATACACTACGTCACAGCTATGCAACGCATCTGTTAGAGTCTGGCACCGATTTAAGAATGATCCAGGTGCTTCTAGGCCACAACAGCGTCAAAACGACAGAAATTTATACACACGTAAGTCATAGATACATTCAGTCGGTGGTGAGCCCCTTTGATACCCTATCTTGTGAAGCAAAAAAGGAAAACCTATATTGTAAATAA